From the genome of Terriglobia bacterium:
TTTCAAGGATTTTGCGGTGGAGAATTTCAAGCCCGGCGACTGGGCACAATTCCCGCCGATCCGGTATTCGCCGATCGAGGTTAATCTCAACGACGCTCTGCAACGACCTTCGAAGCAGCATTTCCTGGGTACTGACGACGTTGGCCGTGACGTTGCGAGCCGCATCATCCACGGTTCACGCGTATCCCTTTCGGTGGGATTTGTCGCGGTTTCGATCTACGTTCTGATCGGGCTGGCCATCGGGGCCATGGCCGGCTATTACGGCGGCGTTGTCGACATTGTGGCTTCCCGGGCGATCGAGATCATGATGACGATTCCAACGTTCTTTCTGGTCATTACCGCCGTTGCATTTCTCCCAAGAAGCATCTTCTACATCATGATCGTGATCGGGCTGACAAGCTGGCCGACCGTGGCGCGGCTGACCCGGGCGGAGTTTCTGAAAACGAAAACTCTGGATTATGTGGTTGCGGCTCGCGCTCTTGGTGCGACGGATGCCCGAACGATTTTCCGCCATGTGCTTCCGAATACGATGGCTCCTGTACTGGTCGCCGCGACGTTTGGAGTCGCTTCCGCGATTCTGATCGAATCGGCGCTTAGTTTCCTGGGTGTCGGCGTTCCTCCATCAACCGCGAGCTGGGGCTCGATTCTCGCCACGGCTCGTGAACTTCAGCCCAGCGGCTGGTGGCTGGCGGCTTTCCCCGGTCTCGCCATTTTCCTTACGGTTACTTCATATAACCTTGTTGGAGAAGGTCTTCGGGATGCGGCGGACCCTCGTTTGAAGGGCTAAGTCCGTTTATAATGGAAAGTGAATGCCGCCGATCAAGACTTTCTACGACGAGTTGGGTGTTCCTCGTGACGCGAACGCGGCTGCGATCAAGCATGCTTTCAAAGAAGTAGCGAAGGTTTATCACCCCGATAAAAATCCTCCGGATAAGCAGGCATGGGCTCATGAGCAGATGAGCCGGTTCAATTTCATCATGGAGACGCTGCTCAACCCCACGACCCGCCAGGAGTACGACGACCTGGTGAAAAAATACGAGGAGGCGCCGGCTCCATCCGTGCGGCCGCGCCGGCCTCGCGAGCAGAACGCCCTTGAGCGCGAATACGCTCAGGTGTCGGTCGAGATCATGAATCTGGCAGGGAAGTATTCAAATTGCCGCTTGAAGATGATGATCGGCGCAATTATCGGCAGTGTTGCGGCGATCATGCATATTTCCGCCTATCTCATGCCGTCGGACGTCTTTCAGGATTTCCCG
Proteins encoded in this window:
- a CDS encoding ABC transporter permease, giving the protein MDNDRQPESYWHIISRQFRKNRAAVAGLFIVLGFFLVAALADFIANDKPLAMKYGGQIYFPVVEDYLVGVGLDRWPLQFRNISFKDFAVENFKPGDWAQFPPIRYSPIEVNLNDALQRPSKQHFLGTDDVGRDVASRIIHGSRVSLSVGFVAVSIYVLIGLAIGAMAGYYGGVVDIVASRAIEIMMTIPTFFLVITAVAFLPRSIFYIMIVIGLTSWPTVARLTRAEFLKTKTLDYVVAARALGATDARTIFRHVLPNTMAPVLVAATFGVASAILIESALSFLGVGVPPSTASWGSILATARELQPSGWWLAAFPGLAIFLTVTSYNLVGEGLRDAADPRLKG
- a CDS encoding J domain-containing protein, translating into MPPIKTFYDELGVPRDANAAAIKHAFKEVAKVYHPDKNPPDKQAWAHEQMSRFNFIMETLLNPTTRQEYDDLVKKYEEAPAPSVRPRRPREQNALEREYAQVSVEIMNLAGKYSNCRLKMMIGAIIGSVAAIMHISAYLMPSDVFQDFPITFAFTYFFTLIGGVMLIIGISDYLGRGQYRRRINELEQRRSQLRERMYEAFVSN